CATAAATGgactttttatccagttttgAGCCACATTTTTTCGATACACTTTTACATCTTGATaattttgtattatataattTATTCGGATGAAGGATTCAAGTAATCAGAAATCTAGATTTTAAgttacaagaaaaacaagctgagcaaacgATAACTGTAGCTCGGCTCCAGCCAGAAATtgctttatttggtgtttcTAGTGGTTTATAACACAGGGtttctttgttttggagaggaggagacctctgaagataatttggctcctggtaagaACATCCTAAACATCTGGagtttaagttatcagagaaagaaATGGACAGACATTGGCAGGAGGTGGGCTAGCAGCTCCTCCACAACAAGCCGAACAGCACTGGAAAAATGctgatttttaaagtaaaactactttattcagtgtttcttttgGTTTATATCACAGGGTTTCTTTGTTTTAGAGAGAAGGAGACCCCTGCAGAAAATTTGGCTCCCAGTTAAAAcatcctgaacatctggatcgtaagttatcagagaaaaaaggtgagcacacattagcagatgctAAGCAAGGAGCTTCTCTGCAACAGGctaaacagcattggagaaacattgatttgtaacgCAAAATTAttcaggttttctttttttttccctttctttttttttttttacaggttttaatcacctggtccatttgttttggagaggaggagacctctgcggataatttggctcccggtaaaaacttCCTTAgtgatgaacactgaaggaatcctaaccaggagaagcTGACTGCATTGCTtcatcttttgttgttgttttcatgaagAGACCCCTAGTGGCagaaaattacacattgtacCTTTAAAGTCAGTGGAACACACAGAACAGGAGACACCTCAGtagagaaatgtttttttggcgTCACAAATGTGACatggtacattttgttttatttgctgtggTGGCAGCACTGGTTGGGTTCCACTTACTGAATCTTATTTGAATACTTTGTCCAAAAAATAGTccaataaatataatttattttcttcaaCCTGAAGGTGAGATGAGCAGCAGAAAATCTTAAATGcttattaaatattttgaaCACACTTGAAAGGTGTTATTTACATTAACACCTTATTTTTTCACAACCTACAGTTCATGCTTCAAATACTGGAGGTGCCTAACTTTTAAGTTCATGAACTAGTTTGGTTGACCTGCCATTAGTTCCTGGAGTAGATCCCTTTATGTTAGCTGCAGGGGTCTTTAGTTCGTGTTATATTCAGAGAACAGCATTTCAAATGATTTGTGTGAAGGTTCAGGAAGAAATTTGTAAGCATCAGAACCAGCTgtcaaaaaaacctttaatgcaAAAAGACTTGGGCTCTTTTTCAAACCTGATGCTGATATGATAAAGAGAGCTTTAGAGAGGTTGGGTGGAGATACGTTCTACCAGTGCTGCTACTCCCACTGGTTGCCAAAAGAGGTTTATAAAGGTCATATTTTGCATCATGCCTTTCAACCtcctcaaaatcaaaataaaccCAGCACCTGTTTGCCAGCACCTGCTCTTTTCTGCATCCTCTGCACATTGTCGATCTCATAGACCTTGATCTCGTAGGCCTCCGGGATTCCCCGATCCACCCAGCCAGACCGCAGACCACTAGTCGAGCGTCTCAGGGACAGGGGTGTATCATGGGAAAGACGACGCTGGTGAGGACCTACAGCAGGGTGAGGCAGAGAGCGCAGTGAGATGCTGTATCTCaactttctttctcctctcctttgtCTGAAATGTGTATACAGAGTAAAACTGctgccttgttttgtttttttaaaagatgctTGACCAAGCTATATTTAAGGTAGTATGGTATTTTACTTAGTTTTTAATGTTGTTGAATTTTGTCATGATCAATTGCCGATGCTGGCACATACAGAAGGCGCTGTGTGCTGCCAGTCAATTTAAAACTTGTGGGTACCAaaagaacccattttcattcagatatcttgaggtgagagttcatgGGACACCTTTACAAATGGCCATGCTAGTTGTTCTGACTTGGGAGCATTATTTAGCTCCTTTCCCAACAAGCTATGTGATGGGAAAAGAGCTAAATAACTGGCCAAGTGCACCACAGCCCTAAAGacagaaatattaaatattaataaattttCTATCAGGGAGGCCATGGTCCCCTCTGGCCCCCGGCAAGAAATAGAGTATTTCTGAGGCCGGTATGTTTGTATTGTCAACTAACACTGTACTCTAAAAGCATCACACCTCACAGTAAGACTGAAAATATGATAAATGAAGGCTGGTGTCCCTTTAATGTCCGGGCCATGTGCTCTAATGGGGAACAGGGAAAACAGTTTGCCTGAGGGCAACTGCAGCTTGCCAGGGCGGCaatgtttttcataaaagtcAAAACAGGAGACACAGTTTCTCTAACACTCTCTCTGGATTGACTCAGTTTGCCagtacagaaaaacataattcaTGCTTTGTGTCACTGTGATCCTAGGACATTAGGGACTGTTATTTATCAGAGGGGAAGGGGTGGCACAAAATGGGAGAGGCACGTCAAATAATTTtctaagcactggggagggacttgtgTTTTATAACTTGGCATATAGGGGAGAGACATACAGCTTtatatggttgtattttgtttttatttgaatcTTAAATCTTAAAACTTGCTGATGGATttcaccaaaattacaccatttatcacaaaCCACTCgccagtgtgtgtgatgtgtcgtctttttaaattttgttgctGCCATAGGACAGGTGGCTGTTATGCACCCATATTCTGCATGACAATGCTACAATTagcttaaaatgagctgtttgttttggtgataaGCCTCCCTACCTCCTTTGCTTGTTGCAGTGACTCCAATACAAATAAATTAGGGAAGTAAAATCCCAGCCACCCCCGTCCTCTGATAAACAGCTAACAGTCCCTTAAGAATATGTTTAACTCTAATGGTAGGGAAACAGCTTTTATCAGAATGCAGAGGAGTTAATGACTTAAGGAGACACTTAAGGAAAAATTTACTTGCAGACAGAATTTAATCACCCAATTAACAGTACAATATGTTTAGAGACTTTATATTCATAAACTCAGACTGCAAAAGCTTTGTCTCCTGCTTTTATTGCTCCATTAGCAGTTTTTACCACGTTAACTGTGATTTCAATAAAATGCTATTAAAAGTTTCTCATATATAATTCCGTTAGAGAGTAATGTTAgtatgcacacatacatcttTATCATTTACTGTACCAGCCAGACCCTCTTTATTTTCTGCATATGTGCAGCCATTAGTAAGTGCTGTGGCTGCGTTCATATATTAATGATGTGACCTCTGACATAATTAGGCTTTCAATGACTGAATTCTACACATGTGTGTCATCTCCACTTAATGTCACATTAGTATGTTATGTGCGTTCAGATTACAAGCCAAACAATATGATGGTGCAATTAACATTCTTAAATATTGTCAATGGTTCAGAAATGGTATATTCTAGATCATGTCAAGAGAAGAAACTAAATGGCAGTTTTATGCGAAAAGTTTTACTGACCTGGACTGAAATTTCCACAGGGTTTACTATTAGAATTTTTTAAATGGCATATGATACAGCACTTTAGTATGACAACTTTACTATTGCATTTAATTGGAATGCAGATTCAGCACATCAGATTATAAAAGTCTCTGCCCTCAACTGTATTCCCATACAACAATATTAAACAATTgacaaaagtaaacaaaaacatgacgtACATTAAAATATCTACCACTTGAGAATCATACTGTACTTAAATTCATAGAAATGAGTTGTTGCTTtgaaaggacagttcacccccaaatcaaaaatacatattttacctcttacctgtagtgctatttatcagtctagattgttttggtgtgagttgcagagttttggagatatcagccatagagatgtctgccctctcgctaatataatggaactacatgACAtgcccaaaaatacatttgaaaaactcaacagcaacgtctccttccagaaatcatgacctggttactcaagataatccacagaccttgttgtgagcagtaaatgtgggaactatttttgttctaccgaactacacccacaaaCTGTATCAGtccgcagaaggaagcatgcatctactcctCAACATTAGGCTTGTGCatgtgacagcacaagatgtaaacattaatgttgTCCTTCTCAGCTGAGCTATAAtgttaggggccgtacacatgctgcgtctttagcTGGCTTGAAAACACGAGGTCGGACGCTGGGcactacttttgtgccttttgcAGGCAGGTTGCCTCTGAGGTTGCTAATCAGCCTTAACAGTGACTATATCATAGCCCATTTACCTCAAATCCTGAGTGCATAGCTGATCtccttccaggcgctgtttatgtgtgtgggcATATCATCCATGGCACAGATGAaacagctctgacagctctgcaccaaaatgatcatcttttccatatttaccacagacggatatttacggaagaagggaaaggtatctgtcagctgtgactggttgttcctcatcacatgacatgtggtgcaCGCTGCTgggttccaaaagttgaactcagtttatctTGGGCACACCCATTGCTCCTAGAGAAAAATAGGTGCTCATGCCGCAATGGCATCACTCTGGCATTTGAGCGTGCCGGccatttccccttggggatgaataaagttattcttattcttatgtACGGCCCCTTAGCAAGCTCATTGGTGTTAGGTGAGCCTGCACATAGATGCATGCTAAAAGTGTACgctaaaatatgtatgtttgattttggggtgaaatgtccctttaagagagGTGAACTATATGAATTCATCTAAAATGGTCACAGACAGTTAAGATGCTCAACATGCATGCTAGCTTTAGACTTTTTTGAGACTACACTTACAATACTAACATGTAACACCAACAACACATAATGAGCACTCGACACTTGGATGAGGTTCTGATCTTTCCAGAGTAGAAAGTCATCCGGGTCAGTTCATTAAAGTCCACTTATTCCAGGGGTTTTTACCTGTGTTGCCTCTCCTCCGAGATGATCGGCTGCTTCGAGCAACACTAAGAAGAGAGCTGCTCCTGTCGCTGCCTGTGGCTTCACTGTCCCTCACCATGCTGTCATATCCACTGCTCACCATACTGTTCCTGTTAGGGAAATTCAGGGATGTCTTCCCCATAGCTGGTGGCAAATCTCCACTCAACACACTGGTGGTGTCACTCGCGTGCCCACTCAGATGATCAGGCATACGGGGAGCAGTCACCTGGCTGTATGGTGATGGAATTGTGGTCATTTGGTCCAGTCTTCCTGAGGTGGGACTGGAGGCCCTTTCCTTAAGAAGGTCAGAGATCCGTCCATTTATAAACCCCTGAATGGCAGATTTTGTGGATGAGCATGTGGAGCTTTGGCTCGGTGTCCGACTGATTGAATGAAAAGACCTTGGAGGGGAAGAGGACAGAAAGGACGACGTCCGCTCAAAGCTAACTGTTTTGCTGTCTGGAGAAAGACTGGCACTGCGGTTGATAGACTGTTGCAGGCTTTTGTGTGGAAGACTGAGGTTCTTGATGCTGGGGGCAGACAGTCGACGGACTTTGGGGCTAGCCATCTTGAGTTTCCCCACAGCAGACAGCTTGGAATGGTTATGCCTAGCAGACTGAGTTACAGGGTTTTCAGAGAGAAAGAAGTGATGACTCTGGTCAGACCGAGGATTCTTCCTGGGGCTCCTGCTAGACCTTGGGAAGGTACAATCCCCCTCATTATTTCCTTTATAACCTCCCTTACAAGCCCCTTCAGTACTTCCCTTGGAGCTCCCCTTAGAGCTTACTGAGGTGTTACTACCGCCTCTGTCCAGGGCTGGGAAGTCTCTTGGGATTCTACCAAGGGAATTAGTCCTTGTTGCCAGCTGCTCCAGTTTTGCACTGAAAAGCCTGCTACTGTCCTCAGTGGGTGACTTTGGCCTCCCACTCATATTGTCATGTTTCATTCTCAGATTTGAGGCCTCAAACAAAGATTCAACACCATCTCTGTGAGCACTACTAGCATGCTGTTTGTGTTCAGTTCCATATTTCCGAGGAGAAGAGACATGGAGGCTGTGGTTCATTGGGGAGTGCTGTCTGCCCTGCCTCCTCTCCAGAGTAACTCTTGGGCTACACGGGGTGGATGATGTCATCCCCCTTGGGTCTCTGTGGTTCTCTGCCATGTGAACGCCATGGTAGCTGTCCTGGTGGTTGGCATTTTGCCAGCCTCGAGGCAAACTACCTGTTTTAAAGGCGGTTTCCTGGCAACCAGGTGACAGACCAATTCTCTTGGGGGCATTCCCAACACGTCTGGAACTGATTTCTCCCCCCTCTGAGCCCTTTGGAGTGTTAGTGGAATAAACATGCTCCCTGTCTCTAGGGTGGCTCTTGTCtgaatgtctctgtctctttccacacattttgttttctgcagTTTCATCACCAAAGGCTGAATCTTTCAAGACCTTTGGGTCATAAGAACTTTGGCTAAAAGGTAAGTCACATACTTTGTCAGACTTTTTGGCATGTGTCTCAGAAGCAAAAGCCCCACCTCTCTTTTCAAGAACCTTTCTGTCTTCTGGACATTTGGCATTATTCCGTCTGGGCTCAGACTCCGACTTGACTCCTGTAAAAGCATTATGAGGgttactttctttttctttcatacCATTCAATTCATAATCCACATCTGCATTAATCAGCATGGGGTTTATAAAGGAAGGTAAGAACTTCTTTTCCCTTCTGAATTGATACTGGGGCTTGTCTGTGCTAGCATCTGTAGCTACATCTTGAGCTGCAGAGCTTTTGTTTGTATTAGAAGAACCTGCGCCTATAGATTCTTCGCTGACATTGCTGATTATCCTGATTGGTTGAGAGCTGGCAGGGCCTTGCACATGTGCCTGTGATTGGGCAGTGTCTCTGATACAAATAATGTTTCCACCTGTCCTCCCTTTGTCCAGTGCTCCACTGATGGTCACCTCTTCCACCATAGAGAAAACAAGTTCATCTTGACCTTTTAGGTCCAGTGGCTGTTGAACAGTTACTGTGATAGTGGCCTTCATTTCTTTAACATCCTCTGCAGGGCGATTGGGTAAGACATCTCCAAGTATAACACTGGTAGCCAAGGAGTTTGAAGAGGAGCACGAGGAGGAAGGAGATATGGGGGAGCTCTTGCCAACTGGTGAGGTCCTTTTGTCTTGTTTGAaccaatcagcagcttcaggacACTCCGGTTTACCTGTAGGTTGAAGGGAACTGTTGATGTTCATGCCCTGAGCATCCACATCAAAGTCCTGAGAAGAGAGCTTATCCTCTGACTTAACAGTTCCTTTTTTAGGCAGATCAGATCGACAGGTCATGTTAAGACTGAGAGTTTGATTCAGTAGTTCTTCACTGGAACTGGTTCCACTGCACTCCTCACAGTCATACAGGCCTGAATCCTCTCTCTGAAAACTGTCTCCAGGGAAGGCACCATCTGTTGTCTTTTCTCCGACAGAGGTCTGACTGCAACCTAACCCCTGATTCAACAATGTCTGTTGTGCGTCTGATGTTTCAGGgtctgtgtgtttccctgtGTCTTTGTGGGGTTGTGATTTGGCTGTGACATTGTTAACAGACTGGCCTTTTAAGGAAGACCTGAGCACATCCATTGTTGCCTCACTTCCATCGATACACCCCAAGCGCTCTTGAAGTTCAGCAAATGTGTCACATTTAAGACAGTCCTTCCCTGGCTTCTTGGTGTCTGCTTTCAGCATTTCAATATTCCCTTGAAGAGTTTcctcatttttcttctctccttgCAGCTGAGGGATTCTCAGAAGCTCTTGGAGTAGAGCGGTAAACTCAGGGTCATCCATGTCAGCCTTGTTAGGATGCAAAGAGGGTATGATGGGCA
The sequence above is drawn from the Epinephelus moara isolate mb chromosome 12, YSFRI_EMoa_1.0, whole genome shotgun sequence genome and encodes:
- the kif26bb gene encoding kinesin-like protein KIF26B gives rise to the protein MSSLTGRGERFPASVRGPLWSSQVQHHPEPLGFSASINGKDCKERPTPEGAGGSRGDPHRNMCQRADAVPSYKSLPGSVGDRIRSTLSFGSGTICRGTMYANSGFGRSDRKVACCEKCSATLVALKKQALTLAVHHHFSCKDSSDLSAFLHDNLCVHSRSTNESRDREREQGQCGACGVNLNQLKQEAVHLALSRGQSLAKPPFEPSFSTGTLLGQSETKHGDRAPREAATAVHQPRSRTNSPHSPRSPRTPQRTPQTLRRRGPKLPNPDMDRWVEEQQQLVASKSASGADGVSTYPYHKAADDATLGRSNAGTVQTSSKIPHISRVVTIANTAAMSLLARAAEKLNLTTRKKGQASDPAPAHFSTCFREMIQKNPPPVPSCLLQAATRTKDSPSVGKVKVVLRVSPTLSEGQGQPPVLHIDPSKKRLTIMEPVSKSQSHATMTLGRDGKNLPKTFNFDAAYPQESSQAEVCAGVLADVIRCVLSGSDGCVLGLGCADVGSWSSMVGSGESIQKLGLVPCAISWLYSAIERRREKTWTDLTVSVSAIELCCGEEDTLRDLLGEVVPSLGSVQNSPKAHVRVQEDPVSGIQLRNHNRVKAPTAERAASLLDAAIAARRHSDFITYLSHSSIMFFTLHVQPPRTESSTIGKGSRGPTKLTMIDVCSGMRGMSKNKPPYSELGPVVLSVLSGHKTIPSKGSKLTMLLRESLGHLNCHTTVVAQVDDSLARLQETLSTIQLASRICRTQKRTKQSTSCSPCGRSLTKEKRGPPSFSLRAFHSTDEVDVDVPRFHLRGELDERSSSDQSCDTVIQIDSDGLVQSKVTSRLTQPEFVPIIPSLHPNKADMDDPEFTALLQELLRIPQLQGEKKNEETLQGNIEMLKADTKKPGKDCLKCDTFAELQERLGCIDGSEATMDVLRSSLKGQSVNNVTAKSQPHKDTGKHTDPETSDAQQTLLNQGLGCSQTSVGEKTTDGAFPGDSFQREDSGLYDCEECSGTSSSEELLNQTLSLNMTCRSDLPKKGTVKSEDKLSSQDFDVDAQGMNINSSLQPTGKPECPEAADWFKQDKRTSPVGKSSPISPSSSCSSSNSLATSVILGDVLPNRPAEDVKEMKATITVTVQQPLDLKGQDELVFSMVEEVTISGALDKGRTGGNIICIRDTAQSQAHVQGPASSQPIRIISNVSEESIGAGSSNTNKSSAAQDVATDASTDKPQYQFRREKKFLPSFINPMLINADVDYELNGMKEKESNPHNAFTGVKSESEPRRNNAKCPEDRKVLEKRGGAFASETHAKKSDKVCDLPFSQSSYDPKVLKDSAFGDETAENKMCGKRQRHSDKSHPRDREHVYSTNTPKGSEGGEISSRRVGNAPKRIGLSPGCQETAFKTGSLPRGWQNANHQDSYHGVHMAENHRDPRGMTSSTPCSPRVTLERRQGRQHSPMNHSLHVSSPRKYGTEHKQHASSAHRDGVESLFEASNLRMKHDNMSGRPKSPTEDSSRLFSAKLEQLATRTNSLGRIPRDFPALDRGGSNTSVSSKGSSKGSTEGACKGGYKGNNEGDCTFPRSSRSPRKNPRSDQSHHFFLSENPVTQSARHNHSKLSAVGKLKMASPKVRRLSAPSIKNLSLPHKSLQQSINRSASLSPDSKTVSFERTSSFLSSSPPRSFHSISRTPSQSSTCSSTKSAIQGFINGRISDLLKERASSPTSGRLDQMTTIPSPYSQVTAPRMPDHLSGHASDTTSVLSGDLPPAMGKTSLNFPNRNSMVSSGYDSMVRDSEATGSDRSSSLLSVARSSRSSRRRGNTGPHQRRLSHDTPLSLRRSTSGLRSGWVDRGIPEAYEIKVYEIDNVQRMQKRAGAGKQGPACFSAKLKFLEHRQQRISEVRDKYNHLRRELEKAKHNLMLEPTKWNQEFDLWQTFEVDSLEHLEALEVVTARLENRLNLCKANVMMVTCFDAGTRRRHKKRRRKAPEPRALKGV